Within the Bradyrhizobium ottawaense genome, the region GTCCGTCCCCTGGCTTCTCCCGGTCGCAGCTTCGCCGGCAGGATCGATTACATGTCGTCAGCTGTCGATGCTTCGACCAGGCGCATCCTGGTTCGAGGCACGGTCGACAATCGTGAAGGCATTCTGAAACCGGAGATGTTCGCGACTGCCACGCTGGCCGTCGGCAACGTCGAGATTTCGCCGGCCGTACCGCGAACCGCGATCGTGTATGAGGCAGGCCTGACGCATCTATGGGTCGCTTCCGGACCGGACGCATTGCAGTTGCGCCCGGTCCGGATCGGCCAGACCGTCGGAAACATGGTCCAGATACTTGGCGGCGTGGACGTCAATGACAGGGTGGTGGTGCGAGGCGGCCTGCTCATCGATCGTGCCGCTGCCGGTGGCGGTTCGTGACAGGCAGGGGCCTGAACTCGTCGAATCCGGTTACTGTCGAAAGAGTGCCTGAAAATGAATGCCCTCATCAGCTTCGCCCTGCGGCAGCGCGTTCTGGTCGCCATCATCTTTGTGGCGATGCTTGGGGCAGGAGCGATCGCTTTTACGAAACTCAATATCGAGGCTTATCCCGACCCGGTCCCGCCGCTCGTTGACATCGTCACTCAAAACCCCGGCCAGTCCGCCGAAGAAATCGAACGCTACATCACCATACCGCTGGAAGTGCAGCTCGCGGGAATCCCCAATCTCAAGCTGATGCGGACCATTTCGCTGTTTGGTCTTTCGGATATCAAGCTTCAGTTCACCTACGACTACACCTATGAGGAAGCCGAGCAGAAGGTCCTGAACAGGCTGGCTCAGGTGCAGCAACTGCCCAATAGCGCCCAGCCTCAGATCTCGCCGACCAGCCCGATCGGCGAAATCATGCGGTACCGGTTGAAGGGCCCCGCGGGATTCAGCCTCACCGACCTCAAGACCGTACAGGACTGGATCCTGCAACGGCGCTTCAAGGCCATTCCCGGCGTGATCGACGTCACCGCCTTTGGCGGAACGACGAAGGCCTTTGACGTGACCGTCGATCTGGCCCGGCTTCAATCCTATGGCGTGACCTTGCCCCAACTCGTCCAGACGCTGAACAACTCCAATGTCAATGTCGGCGGGCAGACCCTGAACATCAGCGAACAGTCGGCGGTCGTTCGCGGCGTCGGGCTGATCCGATCGATTGACGATATCAAGAGCGCGGTGCTGGCGCAGCAGAACGGCCTGCCGGTCTCGGTCGCCGACGTGGCCGAGGTAACGCCCGGCTATCAGCCGAGGCTCGGGATCGTCGGAAAGGATGACGACAACGATATCGTTCAGGGCATTGTGCTGATGCGCCGCGGACAGCAGAGCCTGCCGACGATCCAGCGCGTGGAAGCCGAAATCGAGAAGATCAACGCCAGCAGTATTCTGCCCCCCGGGGTCCGCATCGAACGGATTTACGACCGCAAGGATCTCATCAAGACGACGACGGAAACGGTTCTGCACAACCTGATGTTCGGCATTGTCCTGGTGTTCGTCGTACAATGGATGTTTCTCGGCAATCTGCGCAGCGCCGTCATCGTCGCCGCGACAATTCCCTTCGCCCTGTTCTTCGCCGTCGCTATCCTGCTGATACGCGGCGAATCCGCGAACCTGCTCTCGGTCGGCGCGATCGATTTTGGTCTGATTGTCGATGCGACCGTCATCATGGTCGAGAACATCTACCGCCACTTGTCGGAGCGTCCGTTAGCCGCGGTTCAGCCGAGCCGAAGTCGGCGCTGGAAGATGGCGGGGTCGCTGGCGACGATTTTTGATGCCGCGCGGGAAGTGAATCGATCGATCTTCTTTTCCGCTGCCATCATTATTGTCGGCTTCATTCCGTTGTTTACGCTAAGCGGCGTCGAGGGGCACATTTTCGGCCCGATGGCAAAGACCTATGCGTTTGCGCTTGCAGGCGGGTTGCTCGCGACATTTACGGTTTCGCCGGCGCTGAGCGCGCTGCTGCTGCCGGAAGTCGTCGAGGAGAAAGAGACCGCGGTGGTGCTGGCGCTGCGGAGCGTATTTGCACCGGTGCTCCGATTTGCGGTGCCGAACCGGATTCTGACGCTCGGGCTTGCGCTGGTCCTTCTGCTGAGCGCCGGCCTTGCGGCGCGCATGCTGGGGCTGGAATTCCTGCCCAAGCTCGAGGAGGGCAATCTCTGGATCAGGGCCACGCTGCCCTCCTCCTATTCGCTGGAGTCCGGCAACGAGCAGGTCAACCGTATCCGGACCGTGATCGGAAGCTATCCCGAGGTCGAGACCGTCGTCTCGCAGCAGGGCCGCCCTGACGACGGCACCGATGCGACCGGTTTTTTCAACGCAGAATTTTTCGTGCCGCTGCTGCCGGCGGATCAATGGCCGAAAGGCGCCAACAAGGACAACCTGACAAAAGCGATGGCGGAAAAACTTGTCAGCACGTTCCCCGGTATCGAGTTCAATTTCTCGCAATACATCCAGGACAACGTTCAGGAAGCCGTATCCGGCGTAAAGGGCGAAAATTCCGTCAAGCTCTTCGGCAACGATCTTACCGAGCTTGCCGGCACCGCGGAGAAAATAAAAACGGCGATGGCCAACGTGCCCGGAATTACCGATCTCGCCGTTTTCAACTCGCTGGGGCAACCGACCGTCCAGATCAATATCGACCGCATCAAAGCGGCCCGCTACGGGCTCGCATCGGGAGATATCAACACCACGGTACAGACGGCGATCGGCGGCCAGGCCGCCGGAGATCTCTACGAATATGGCAGCGACCGTCATTTTCCGATCCGGGTGCGGCTCGCGCCCGACTACCGGAAGAATCTGGAGACGATCAGGAACATCACCATCGGCGCGCCGAGCCCGAGCGGCAGCGGCGTGATTCAGATTCCGCTGGCGGAGGTCGCCACCGTGGAGCTGGTCTCGGGAGCCTCGTTCGTCTATCGCGAGCAGCAGGAGCGCTACGTCCCGATCAAATTCAGCGTACGCGGTCGGGACCTTGGCAGCGCCGTCCTCGAGGTTCAGCGCAAGGTAATCGAAAACGTCACGCTTCCACCAGGCTATCGGCTCGAATGGGTCGGCGAGTTCGGCAACCTTCAGGATGCCATCGAGCGGCTCAAGTTGATCGTACCGATCACGATCGGGCTGATCGCCCTATTGTTGTACCTGAACTTCGCCTCGGTAACCGATGTGCTGCTGGCTCTCAGCGTGATTCCGATGGCCATGATCGGCGGCATTTTTGCGCTCCTGCTGACGGGCACACCCTTCAGCATTTCGGCCGCCATCGGGTTCATCGCCTTGTTCGGAATTTCGGTGATGGAAGGCGTGATCCTGATCTCGTATTTCAATCAGTTGATCGAACACGGCTGGGGCAACAAGACCGATGCGGTAATCCACGCCTGTGCCATCCGGCTTCGGCCGGTCTTCATGACGAGCGTTGCCGCATGTGTGGGGCTATTGCCGGCCGCGATATCGACCGGAATCGGTTCGCAGGTCCAAAAGCCGCTGGCCCTCGTCGTGGTCGGCGGGATCGTGCTGGCCCCTGCCCTGATCCTGATTATTTTGCCGGTCCTGATTGACGTTTTTTCACGCCGGCAGCCCATCCAATCCTCGGCCGCCCCCGATCAGGCACCTGAGGCTCCGGCTACCCCATGAGCCGTTAGGCCGCTTTGTGGTCTTCGTGGTCACGCCGCGCGAGATACGATTGCAGCGCTTGCGCGCCCGGGAGGCGATGCGTTTCGGCGCGGATGCGGTCGCGCCCGGTGGCTGGCGGCACCAGAAACCGAGGAGTTCGTCGATTGGGCGGCGCGCTACGACGATGACGATGGCGTATCAGGCCTGGCTTGCGGCACTGTCCTGCCCGTGCTGCGCGTCGATAGATCGCGGCCCATGCCCGAGCTGGCAGCGGAAGTCCGCCGCGGGTTGGACGGCCAGACCGCTCCCGCATAGCGGCAGCCCTTCCCGCGCCCCGCTTCCCTCTATAGTCTGTCGCGCAAGACCGCGGCGACGCAACGCCGGGCTTTGGGAGAACGCTGGAGTGGACGGGTAACGCGCCCGGTCGGGACATCAACCATCAACGACTATCGCCGGGGAGAACGCCAATGCTGACGCGACGCAGTATGATGCTTGCCTCCATTGCGGCCGGAGTAACCATGAACAGCAAGACCGCATCCGCCAAGGCGGCGCAGCCGGCGACGCCGGTGAATTTCGAAATTCCCGCCGGCGCCTGCGACTGTCATACCCATATCCACGGCGATCCCGAGAAATTTCCGTTCTTTGCCGGCCGCGTCTACACGCCGGAACTGGCCTCGCCCGAGGAAATGTCGGCACTGCACAAGGCGCTGAACATCGAGCGCGTGGTGATCGTGACGCCGAGCGTCTACGGACCGGACAATTCATCGACCTTGTACGGCATGATGGCGCGCGGCGCTTCCGCACGCGGCGTCGCCGTGATCGACGACAAGACGCCGGAGACCGATCTCGACACCATGCAGAAGCGGGGCTTTCGCGGTATCCGCCTCAATCTGGCAACCGGCGGCGTCAACGATCCGACCGTCGGCCGGCCGCGCTTCTCGGCCGCGGTCGAGCGCGTGAAAGCGCGCGGCTGGCATGTGCAGCTCTTCACCAGCCTTTCGATGATCTCCGCGATCAAGGACCTGGTCGCGGCCTCCCCCGTCCCTGTCGTGTTCGATCATTTCGGCGGCGCGCAGGCAGCGCTTGGGGTCGGCCAGCCGGGTTTTGCGGACCTCGTGGAACTGGTGAAATCCGGCAAGGCCTATGTGAAGATCTCCGGCGCCTACCGGGCATCGAAGCTCGGGCCTGACTATGCCGATGCCGCCCCGCTCGCCCAGGCGCTGATCGCAGCGAACGCCGACCGCATCGTCTGGGGCACCGACTGGCCGCATCCGGATTCGGTGACGCCGGCGGACAGGAAGGTCACCGACGTCACGCCGCTGTTCCAGATCGACGACGGCCGGCTGCTCAACCAGCTCCCGGTATGGGCGCCGGCCGCCGCGATCCGCAAGAAGA harbors:
- a CDS encoding efflux RND transporter permease subunit; translation: MNALISFALRQRVLVAIIFVAMLGAGAIAFTKLNIEAYPDPVPPLVDIVTQNPGQSAEEIERYITIPLEVQLAGIPNLKLMRTISLFGLSDIKLQFTYDYTYEEAEQKVLNRLAQVQQLPNSAQPQISPTSPIGEIMRYRLKGPAGFSLTDLKTVQDWILQRRFKAIPGVIDVTAFGGTTKAFDVTVDLARLQSYGVTLPQLVQTLNNSNVNVGGQTLNISEQSAVVRGVGLIRSIDDIKSAVLAQQNGLPVSVADVAEVTPGYQPRLGIVGKDDDNDIVQGIVLMRRGQQSLPTIQRVEAEIEKINASSILPPGVRIERIYDRKDLIKTTTETVLHNLMFGIVLVFVVQWMFLGNLRSAVIVAATIPFALFFAVAILLIRGESANLLSVGAIDFGLIVDATVIMVENIYRHLSERPLAAVQPSRSRRWKMAGSLATIFDAAREVNRSIFFSAAIIIVGFIPLFTLSGVEGHIFGPMAKTYAFALAGGLLATFTVSPALSALLLPEVVEEKETAVVLALRSVFAPVLRFAVPNRILTLGLALVLLLSAGLAARMLGLEFLPKLEEGNLWIRATLPSSYSLESGNEQVNRIRTVIGSYPEVETVVSQQGRPDDGTDATGFFNAEFFVPLLPADQWPKGANKDNLTKAMAEKLVSTFPGIEFNFSQYIQDNVQEAVSGVKGENSVKLFGNDLTELAGTAEKIKTAMANVPGITDLAVFNSLGQPTVQINIDRIKAARYGLASGDINTTVQTAIGGQAAGDLYEYGSDRHFPIRVRLAPDYRKNLETIRNITIGAPSPSGSGVIQIPLAEVATVELVSGASFVYREQQERYVPIKFSVRGRDLGSAVLEVQRKVIENVTLPPGYRLEWVGEFGNLQDAIERLKLIVPITIGLIALLLYLNFASVTDVLLALSVIPMAMIGGIFALLLTGTPFSISAAIGFIALFGISVMEGVILISYFNQLIEHGWGNKTDAVIHACAIRLRPVFMTSVAACVGLLPAAISTGIGSQVQKPLALVVVGGIVLAPALILIILPVLIDVFSRRQPIQSSAAPDQAPEAPATP
- a CDS encoding amidohydrolase family protein, producing the protein MLTRRSMMLASIAAGVTMNSKTASAKAAQPATPVNFEIPAGACDCHTHIHGDPEKFPFFAGRVYTPELASPEEMSALHKALNIERVVIVTPSVYGPDNSSTLYGMMARGASARGVAVIDDKTPETDLDTMQKRGFRGIRLNLATGGVNDPTVGRPRFSAAVERVKARGWHVQLFTSLSMISAIKDLVAASPVPVVFDHFGGAQAALGVGQPGFADLVELVKSGKAYVKISGAYRASKLGPDYADAAPLAQALIAANADRIVWGTDWPHPDSVTPADRKVTDVTPLFQIDDGRLLNQLPVWAPAAAIRKKILVDNPMRLYGFS